From the genome of Streptococcus lutetiensis, one region includes:
- a CDS encoding SIS domain-containing protein: MNKLTMFDYVKETPDVLRTNIEQYTTLVDPLMKEVQQKEIKRILLVASGSSYNACYCARSFVEKVSSLEVRIITPYTFTYYENNIKENDLVLVLTQSGLSTNAIEALKIIKKKECRAICLTGNKNSDVKDVADIVIEYGVGEELVGYVTKGVSSLALFLDLFAIAYSGKTEYLDELKKAADLNEEMIDQATNFIQQHYKNFSSMSWVYSCGAGANYGTALESALKMGETIHIPSCCYEIEEYIHGPNLQLTPQYNVIFFDGNDGASRRVEQVYKATRKVTNRVYLISNNPQLSSDEHVLSLSDTVSSELSPLVYLPFVQLLSYIVSNDLHSIYQHPLLKEFKAIAAAKTENFVNYDGDD; the protein is encoded by the coding sequence ATGAATAAATTAACAATGTTTGATTATGTTAAAGAAACACCAGACGTATTAAGAACAAATATTGAACAATATACTACACTAGTTGATCCATTGATGAAAGAAGTGCAACAAAAAGAAATAAAACGTATTTTACTTGTTGCTTCTGGATCAAGTTATAATGCTTGTTATTGTGCGAGAAGTTTTGTGGAAAAAGTAAGTAGTTTAGAAGTAAGAATCATCACGCCATATACATTTACGTATTATGAAAATAACATTAAGGAGAACGACTTAGTTTTAGTGCTTACACAGAGTGGGTTAAGTACAAATGCAATAGAAGCATTAAAAATCATAAAGAAAAAAGAATGTAGAGCTATTTGTTTAACAGGAAATAAAAACAGCGATGTAAAAGATGTTGCGGATATTGTGATTGAATATGGTGTTGGTGAAGAATTAGTTGGCTATGTCACAAAGGGTGTTTCTTCACTTGCGTTATTCTTAGATTTGTTCGCAATTGCGTATTCTGGAAAGACGGAGTATTTGGATGAATTAAAGAAAGCAGCTGATTTAAATGAAGAAATGATTGATCAGGCTACAAACTTTATTCAGCAACATTATAAGAATTTCTCATCTATGTCCTGGGTTTACAGTTGTGGAGCGGGTGCTAATTATGGAACAGCACTTGAAAGTGCATTAAAAATGGGTGAAACCATTCATATTCCAAGTTGCTGCTATGAAATTGAAGAGTATATCCATGGACCAAACCTTCAATTAACGCCACAATACAATGTGATTTTCTTTGATGGAAACGATGGTGCAAGTCGACGTGTAGAACAAGTATATAAGGCTACACGAAAAGTCACAAATCGAGTTTATTTGATTTCAAACAACCCTCAATTATCGAGTGATGAGCATGTTTTAAGTTTGAGTGATACGGTATCAAGTGAATTAAGTCCACTTGTATATCTACCATTTGTACAATTATTAAGTTATATTGTTTCAAATGACTTACACTCTATTTATCAACATCCATTATTAAAAGAATTTAAGGCTATCGCAGCTGCAAAAACGGAGAATTTTGTAAATTATGATGGAGACGATTAA
- a CDS encoding PTS sugar transporter subunit IIA has protein sequence MAKIILASHGGLSKGMKDSVSMIVGDLARDIETYSLLPGQNPEDFYQEVLKEAKKCEEQILILCDIKGGSVHTALSKLAILDNVLVFSGMNMGLVLDAVMKGLNGKLELAEANDLIEAAKDGMTVMNGMTSEDDEDF, from the coding sequence ATGGCAAAAATCATACTTGCATCGCATGGAGGATTATCTAAAGGGATGAAAGATTCAGTTTCTATGATTGTTGGAGATTTAGCTAGGGATATAGAAACATATAGCTTGCTTCCTGGACAAAATCCTGAAGACTTTTATCAAGAAGTTTTGAAAGAAGCAAAAAAGTGTGAAGAACAAATCTTAATCTTGTGTGATATTAAAGGTGGAAGTGTTCACACAGCATTATCTAAACTTGCAATATTAGATAATGTACTGGTCTTTTCAGGAATGAACATGGGACTAGTATTAGATGCAGTAATGAAAGGCTTGAACGGAAAACTTGAACTAGCAGAAGCGAACGATTTGATCGAAGCAGCTAAAGATGGAATGACTGTTATGAATGGAATGACAAGCGAAGATGATGAAGATTTCTAA
- a CDS encoding SIS domain-containing protein, with the protein MIKFNEQEKIDSVNGALALRPQINEIVDEICERGYSNICWLGVGGTWASAMQATVHMKEMSAIETWAENAAEYLTTGNKRITKDTVVIISSVTGNTKEVVDAIKKIKTEVGSTVISFVDAKEAILLDLGDYKISYPLNEQLKFFMVADRFMFNNGELEDYEDMYAEFDKYLAEALVEVEKKAEPFAVEFAKKHWNDEMHYFVGAGNQWGATYSYAMCYWEEQLWLKTKSITSNEFFHGMFEIVTKETPVTIYIGEDAQRPLSERVANFIPRICENYTIIDSKDYELKGISEKYRKHLSHHVMHAVNNRIDVHMEIETRHPMEIRRYYRRLEY; encoded by the coding sequence ATGATTAAATTTAATGAACAGGAAAAAATCGATAGCGTAAATGGCGCATTAGCTCTACGCCCTCAGATCAACGAAATCGTTGATGAAATTTGCGAACGTGGATATTCAAACATCTGCTGGTTAGGTGTTGGTGGTACTTGGGCAAGTGCTATGCAGGCTACAGTACATATGAAAGAAATGAGTGCTATTGAAACTTGGGCAGAAAATGCTGCTGAATACTTAACTACAGGAAACAAACGTATTACTAAAGATACAGTTGTTATTATCTCTTCTGTAACTGGAAACACTAAAGAAGTAGTTGATGCTATCAAAAAGATCAAAACTGAAGTTGGTTCTACAGTTATCTCATTTGTAGATGCTAAAGAAGCTATCTTATTAGATTTAGGAGACTACAAGATCTCTTACCCACTTAACGAACAGTTAAAGTTCTTCATGGTTGCAGACCGTTTCATGTTCAACAATGGTGAATTAGAAGACTACGAAGATATGTATGCTGAATTTGACAAATACTTAGCAGAAGCTTTAGTAGAAGTTGAAAAGAAAGCTGAACCATTTGCTGTTGAATTCGCTAAAAAACATTGGAATGATGAAATGCACTACTTTGTAGGTGCTGGAAATCAGTGGGGTGCTACTTACTCATATGCAATGTGCTATTGGGAAGAACAGTTATGGTTAAAAACTAAATCAATCACATCAAATGAATTCTTCCACGGTATGTTTGAAATCGTAACTAAAGAAACTCCAGTTACTATCTATATTGGTGAAGATGCTCAGCGTCCATTATCTGAACGTGTAGCTAACTTTATTCCAAGAATTTGTGAAAACTACACAATCATCGACTCTAAAGATTACGAATTAAAGGGAATTAGTGAAAAATATCGTAAACACTTATCTCACCATGTAATGCATGCTGTAAACAACAGAATCGATGTTCATATGGAAATCGAAACTCGTCACCCTATGGAAATCCGTCGTTACTACAGAAGATTAGAATACTAA
- a CDS encoding PTS sugar transporter subunit IIB, producing MIRLLRVDHRLLHGQVAFSWKNAVEADCILIACDAVMKDDLRKTSIKLAKPSGVKLVIKNMDDAVNAINSGVTDKYKLLVVVESIKDAERLCKECNINKLNLGGTKATAETRNISKAMNITPVEETILKGLCETGVDVTIQMVPEDNPVNVEKVL from the coding sequence ATGATCAGATTATTAAGAGTGGATCACAGATTATTACATGGTCAAGTTGCTTTTTCTTGGAAGAATGCAGTTGAAGCAGATTGTATCTTAATTGCGTGCGACGCAGTTATGAAAGATGATTTAAGAAAAACATCAATTAAGTTGGCAAAACCAAGTGGTGTTAAATTAGTTATTAAAAATATGGATGATGCAGTGAATGCGATCAACAGTGGTGTTACAGACAAATACAAATTATTGGTTGTCGTTGAATCTATTAAGGACGCTGAAAGATTGTGTAAAGAGTGCAACATCAACAAATTAAATCTTGGTGGTACTAAGGCTACTGCGGAAACTCGTAATATTTCTAAAGCAATGAATATTACACCAGTAGAAGAAACAATTTTAAAAGGATTATGTGAAACAGGTGTGGATGTAACAATTCAGATGGTGCCAGAAGATAATCCAGTAAATGTAGAAAAAGTTTTATAA
- a CDS encoding PTS system mannose/fructose/sorbose family transporter subunit IID, with protein MKMTTSNKLTKKELNQVFWRSFGLEWSWNYERQMNMSYCYSMLPVIKKLYPNKEDQVVAMKRHLEFFNTTPQLATLILGISAAMEESNANDPEFDTESINSVKVSLMGPLAGIGDSFIWGTLRIIATGVGLSLANQGNILGPILFLLIFNLPAQGLRYYLMNAGYKLGSGFLAKIQQNGLMAKLTYAASVLGLMVVGGMTAENVSISFPLKFGSGNEATTLNDVFNNIMPGLMPLLFTLLVYYLLKKKNVKTTTLLLICVVIGMFGAFFGILGC; from the coding sequence ATGAAGATGACGACTTCTAATAAATTAACTAAAAAAGAATTAAATCAAGTATTCTGGCGTTCATTCGGTTTGGAATGGTCTTGGAACTATGAAAGACAGATGAATATGTCATACTGCTATAGTATGTTACCAGTTATCAAAAAATTATATCCAAATAAAGAAGACCAGGTTGTAGCTATGAAGCGTCACTTGGAATTCTTCAACACAACTCCACAATTGGCAACATTAATCTTAGGTATTAGTGCTGCTATGGAAGAAAGTAATGCAAATGATCCTGAATTTGATACAGAAAGTATCAACAGTGTAAAAGTTTCATTAATGGGACCTTTAGCTGGTATTGGTGATTCATTCATCTGGGGAACATTACGTATTATCGCTACTGGTGTGGGTCTATCATTAGCAAATCAAGGAAATATCTTAGGACCCATCTTATTCTTATTAATTTTCAACCTTCCAGCTCAGGGATTACGTTATTATTTAATGAATGCTGGTTATAAATTAGGTAGTGGATTCTTGGCTAAGATCCAGCAGAATGGATTAATGGCAAAACTTACTTATGCAGCAAGTGTTTTAGGATTGATGGTTGTTGGTGGTATGACTGCTGAAAACGTATCAATCAGTTTCCCATTGAAGTTTGGTTCTGGTAATGAAGCAACTACATTAAATGATGTATTCAATAATATCATGCCTGGTTTAATGCCGTTATTATTCACATTACTAGTTTACTACTTATTGAAAAAGAAAAATGTTAAGACAACTACATTGTTGTTAATCTGTGTTGTGATCGGAATGTTCGGAGCATTCTTTGGTATCTTAGGTTGTTAA
- a CDS encoding IS30 family transposase gives MQNYYTPKSKHLTLTERRMIERWLQEGLSNREIARRLAKAPQTIHNEVKRGQVRQQVRKGKFEVIYSADFAQKAYQNNRKRSVKQVSLTKGLKGKITHYIEQKYSPEMMVKSKGIPVPISTIYYWIHHGHLGLTKADMLYPRQEKAKKKHASPNFKPAGKSIEERPESINKRENIGDFEIDTVIQTRAKNECLLTLTDRKSRYQIIRLIPDKSAVSVNQALKAILKDYQMNSITADNGAKFSRLAEVFDPTHIYYAHPYSSWERGTNENHNRLIRRWLPKGSKNATQQQVAFIENWINNYPKKLFNYKSPKEFLQAG, from the coding sequence ATGCAAAACTATTATACACCAAAAAGTAAACATTTAACACTAACTGAACGTAGAATGATTGAACGTTGGCTTCAAGAAGGGCTCTCAAATCGTGAAATCGCTAGGAGATTAGCTAAAGCTCCTCAAACCATTCACAACGAAGTCAAACGTGGTCAGGTTAGACAACAAGTGCGTAAAGGAAAATTTGAAGTGATCTACTCAGCTGATTTTGCTCAAAAAGCCTATCAAAACAATCGCAAACGTTCTGTTAAACAAGTCTCCCTAACCAAGGGACTCAAAGGAAAGATAACTCACTACATCGAACAGAAATACTCTCCCGAGATGATGGTAAAGTCAAAAGGGATACCTGTTCCCATCTCCACCATTTACTACTGGATTCATCATGGACACTTAGGATTGACCAAGGCTGATATGCTTTATCCTCGACAAGAGAAAGCTAAGAAAAAGCATGCTAGTCCCAATTTTAAGCCAGCTGGAAAGTCTATTGAGGAACGACCAGAAAGCATTAATAAGCGTGAGAATATCGGTGATTTTGAAATTGATACGGTTATTCAAACACGGGCAAAAAACGAGTGTCTGTTGACTCTAACCGATAGAAAGAGTCGTTATCAAATCATTCGACTCATTCCCGATAAGTCCGCGGTTTCAGTCAATCAAGCTCTGAAAGCAATCCTCAAGGATTATCAAATGAACTCTATCACAGCTGATAACGGGGCTAAGTTCAGTCGTTTAGCGGAAGTTTTTGACCCTACTCATATCTATTATGCCCACCCGTATTCTTCTTGGGAGCGTGGTACTAATGAGAATCATAATAGACTCATCCGGCGTTGGTTGCCTAAGGGAAGCAAAAATGCGACTCAACAACAAGTCGCATTTATTGAAAACTGGATTAACAACTATCCAAAGAAACTATTCAATTATAAATCTCCTAAAGAGTTTTTACAGGCTGGCTAA
- a CDS encoding PTS mannose/fructose/sorbose/N-acetylgalactosamine transporter subunit IIC, whose product MLLQAILLGLVAMLGNAEYLFGTSLLSRPLVMGTLTGIVLGDVQTGVTLGATLELAFMGAFSIGASIPPEMISGTVLGTAFTITTGAGPETALTVGLPVASLVLIAKNVGMVFILPPFVHKADKYAAEGNMAGVARMHLLGGFFGVNLIIGVIVACGYYAGGPAVQALLNVIPTWISNGLQITMGLLPAIGFGLLLMMIMDKNVACFFFLGFALSVYLKIPVTAIAIFGAIIAIVLTQLRSNSALTAIEGGMDEDDDF is encoded by the coding sequence ATGTTACTACAAGCAATTTTACTTGGCTTGGTAGCAATGCTTGGAAATGCTGAGTATTTGTTCGGTACAAGTTTACTGTCAAGACCATTGGTTATGGGTACTTTAACAGGTATTGTACTTGGTGATGTTCAAACAGGTGTTACTTTAGGTGCAACATTAGAATTAGCGTTTATGGGAGCTTTCTCAATCGGTGCTAGTATTCCACCTGAAATGATTTCAGGAACTGTATTAGGAACAGCTTTCACAATTACAACAGGAGCTGGACCAGAAACTGCATTAACTGTAGGTTTACCAGTTGCTTCACTAGTATTAATCGCAAAGAACGTTGGAATGGTATTCATCTTACCTCCATTTGTTCACAAAGCAGATAAATATGCAGCTGAAGGAAACATGGCTGGAGTTGCTAGAATGCACTTATTAGGTGGATTCTTCGGTGTTAACTTAATTATCGGTGTAATTGTAGCATGTGGTTACTATGCTGGTGGACCTGCTGTACAGGCTTTATTAAATGTCATTCCTACATGGATTTCAAATGGTTTACAGATCACAATGGGCTTATTACCTGCAATTGGGTTCGGTTTATTATTAATGATGATTATGGACAAAAACGTTGCATGTTTCTTCTTCTTAGGATTCGCATTAAGCGTATACTTAAAGATTCCAGTAACAGCGATTGCAATCTTTGGAGCTATCATTGCTATCGTATTAACTCAGTTACGTAGTAATTCAGCTCTAACAGCTATAGAAGGAGGAATGGATGAAGATGACGACTTCTAA